The following are from one region of the Pirellulales bacterium genome:
- the bioB gene encoding biotin synthase BioB, protein MAVAERVLAGGAVEPNEALEMLRSPEEQLLALLAAAYRVRRRYFGNRVQLYFLMNAKSGLCPEDCGYCSQSKVSEAEIPRYNLLTEARLMAGARAAAERKAATYCLVISARGPTEREIDAVAQIVPKIKAEFGLNVCACLGLLTPEQAQRLKDCGVDKVNHNLNTSRRFYPEICSTHTYQDRIDTLRAVRQAGLELCSGGILGMGETDDDVVAMAFELRELGVESIPLNFLNPIDGTPLAGSHRLTPRYCLKALAMMRLVNPRSELRIAGGREMHLGSLQPLGLYAANSIFVGDYLTTKGQLPEADYRMIEEMGFVVAKDEVLPARQNAN, encoded by the coding sequence ATGGCCGTTGCCGAGCGTGTGTTGGCTGGCGGAGCCGTCGAGCCGAATGAAGCGCTGGAAATGCTGCGTTCGCCCGAGGAACAGTTGCTGGCGCTGTTAGCGGCGGCGTATCGAGTGCGGCGGCGCTATTTCGGCAACCGCGTGCAGTTGTATTTCTTGATGAACGCCAAGAGCGGGCTGTGCCCCGAGGATTGCGGCTATTGCTCGCAATCAAAGGTGTCCGAGGCCGAGATACCGCGCTACAACTTGCTCACCGAGGCTCGGCTCATGGCGGGGGCCCGGGCGGCGGCCGAGCGCAAAGCGGCGACCTATTGCCTCGTGATTTCCGCGCGTGGGCCGACGGAGCGCGAAATCGACGCGGTGGCGCAGATCGTGCCGAAGATCAAGGCCGAGTTTGGCCTCAATGTGTGTGCATGCCTTGGCCTGTTGACGCCGGAGCAGGCCCAGCGGCTGAAAGATTGCGGCGTCGACAAAGTGAACCACAACCTGAATACCAGCCGGCGGTTCTATCCCGAAATTTGCTCGACCCATACGTATCAAGACCGGATCGACACGTTGCGCGCCGTTCGGCAAGCGGGGCTCGAGTTGTGCAGCGGCGGAATCCTGGGGATGGGCGAAACCGACGACGACGTCGTGGCGATGGCTTTCGAGCTGCGCGAATTGGGCGTCGAATCGATTCCGCTGAATTTCTTAAACCCCATCGACGGCACACCGCTGGCCGGCTCGCACCGTCTCACGCCGCGCTATTGCCTCAAGGCCTTGGCGATGATGCGGCTGGTCAACCCGCGCAGCGAATTGCGAATCGCCGGCGGCCGCGAAATGCATCTCGGCAGCCTGCAGCCGCTCGGCCTGTACGCCGCCAATTCGATCTTCGTCGGCGACTATCTCACCACCAAGGGCCAACTTCCCGAGGCCGATTATCGCATGATCGAAGAAATGGGTTTTGTAGTAGCGAAGGACGAAGTGCTACCCGCGCGCCAAAACGCAAATTGA